GCGCTCGCGCAGGTCCCAACGTTCACCGACGCAGGCGAAGTCGGTCTCGTCCACGCTGCCGGCTTCGATGCGTTGCAGCGCGGCCAGTTCCGCGCCGACGCCGGCCAGTTCACCGACCGTACCGGTGGGGGGATAGCCGGGCGTCGGCAACAGGAACACGCGGCCGCTGCTGCGTACCTGCCCGCTGTCGGGCATCAGTTGGCCGGCCAGCAGGCGTGCGAGCACGCTCTTGCCGGTGCCGTTGGCACCGACCAGGCCGGTGGCGACCGGTTCGAAGGAAAACGACAGATCGGAAAACAGCGGGCGGCCGTCGGCCAGCCGATACGACACGCGATCGAGCGTGAGTGAATGTATGGTCATGCGACCTCCATGGATGCCGGGTTCTCCCCTGCGCGCAGGGGCGGGAAGAGTCAGGCCGTCTGGTGGAAAGACGGCGGCATCAATGGCGCATTGGTCGCGAGCCTCTGGGAGGAATGAGGGGGCAGTATAGCGGGGCTGGCTGAATGGTTTGATGGCTCGACGCTACAAAGGCATCCACGTATGGCGTGGACCTACTGTGGGCCGGGTGTGGTGGGCGCGCCTAGGGCACGGTTTCCAGACGGGCGCTGACGAAATCGATGAACACCCGCAGCTTCGGCAGTACGTGGCGGCCCGAGGGCCACAGCAGGTGAAAGATGCCGCAGGAATGCACGTGTTCGTCCAGCACGGTGACCAGGCGGCTGTCCGCCAGCGCATCGCGCACCGAGTGCACCGGCACGAAGGCCAGGCCGACGTGGCGCAGCGCCAGCGCCACCCGCGCCTCGATGGTGTTGGCCACCATGTGCACCGGCAGCTCCTGCGGTGTTTCATGGTCGGGCCAATGGATCGGCCAAAGCTCCAGCTTGCCGGTGCTGGGGAAGCGGTAGTGCAGCAGCGTGTGCTGCATCAGCTCCGCCGGCGTGCGCGGAATGCCGCGGCGCTGCAGGTAGGCCGGCGAGGCAACGATGCGCCGTGGAAACACCCCCAGGCGACGTGCGTTCATGCGTGAATCGCTGGGTTCACCAACACGCAGCACCGCATCGAAACCTTCCTCGATGACATCGACCAGCCGGTCGCTGAAATCGAGGTCAAGGCGGATGTCCGGATACGCGGCCATGAATTCGGCCATCAACGGCAGGGTGAGGTCGCCCACCAACGGCAGGCCGATGCGCAGCGTGCCGCTCGGCGCAGCGTGCGGTTGCGCCAGTTCGGTGCGCGCGGCATCGCGCTCGTCGAGGATGCGCCGGCAGCGTGCCAGGAACAGCTGGCCCTCGGCGGTGAGGGTGATGCTGCGCGTGCTGCGATGGAACAGGCGCACGCCCAGTGCATGCTCCAGCCGCGCAACGCACTTGCCGGCGGCCGAGGCGGAGATGCCCTGCAGGCGCCCGGTCTCGACGAAGCTGCGGGTGTCGGCGGCATGCACGAAGGTCTGCAGGTTGGCGAGGTTGTCCAGGACTGACATGGGCGTGCGGGCGATGAAAGCGGCAGGGTAGGGGGGGCGCGATCGCGGCGGGCGGCGCCGCCACCGCAACACTGTGGTGCGGGGCGGGTCGCCGGCCGTTGCGGCCTTGCCGTTCCGGGCATGATGCCGATTGCGGACTGCACGGTCCATGATGCCCGGAGCGGCAACCGGCTTTTTGCGCCGAGCCGTGCTGCCTAACGTGGCGGGCCTCTCCCCACGGATCACCGCGATGAATGCCGCTCTTTCCCTTGAACCCGCACCGACGCTGCCCTCGGTGCAGCGGCTGTTGCAACAGGTGCACCCGCAGCGCCTGGTCGGTGCGGTGGTGCTGGTGCGCGAGCACGGCGTACTGCGCCATGCCAGCGCGACCGGGCTGGCTGATCGCGAGTCGGCCCTGCCGATGCAGCGGGACCAACTGTTCCGGCTGGCATCGGTCAGCAAGCCGCTGTTGACCACGGTGATCCTGCGCCTGGTGGCCGAGGGCGTGCTCGACCTCGATGCGCCGGTGCAGCGTTGGTTGCCGGACTTCCGCCCGACGCTGGCCGATGGCCGCACGCCGCCGGTCAGCCTGCGCCAGCTGCTCAGCCACAGCAGCGGGCTGGGCTACCGCTTCCTGGAAGCCGATGCGGAGGGCCCCTATGCGCGCGCTGGGGTCAGCGATGGCCTGGACGCGAACCCGCTCTCGCTGGCCGAGAACGTACGCCGCATCGCGCAGGCACCGCTGCTGTTCGAGCCGGGCAGCCACTGGCTGTACTCGTTGGGCGTGGATGTGGCCGGTGCGGTGGCCGAAGCCGCGACCGGTGAAACGCTGCAGGCGCTGTTCACGCGGTTGCTGGCCGCCCCCTTGGGCCTGCGTGATACCGCGTTCGCCACGCGCGAGGGTACGCGGCTGGCCGCGCCCTATGTGAGCGACACGCTGCAGCCGCATCGCCTGCGCGAAGGCGAGGTGGTCGCGCCGTTCGAAGGTACGGTCGGCATCGAGTACAGCCTTGCGCGTGCCCTCGATGCCAGCCGTTTCGCTTCCGCCGGCGCCGGCCTGGTGGGTACCGCCGATGAAGTGATGTCGGTGCTGGAGGCGCTGCGTGATGTGCAGCGCTCCGGCCTGCTGCCGCCCGCGCTGGCGGCAGAGATGGCCCGCCCGCAGGTGGGCGAGCAGGGGCCGCCGGAACCGGCTGGCTGGGGCTTCGGGCTGGGCTTTGCGGTGTTGCGCGATGCTGCCGCCAGTGGCACGCCGCAGCGCGAAGGGACCTGGCGCTGGGGCGGCGCCTATAGTCACAGCTGGTTCGTTGACCCGTCGCGTGGGCTGAGCGTGGTGGCACTGACCAACACCCTGTACGAAGGCATGGACGGTGTCTTCGTCGATGAGCTGCGTGATGCGGTGTACGCGGATCTGGAGACCGTGCGATGAGCGGCCATGCCATCGATGCGGCCAGCCCGGCCGGTGAGGCCACGCGCCTGCCATGGGCGGGACTGCTGGCGCTGGCAGGAGGCGGCTTCATCACCCTGCTGACCGAGACCCTGCCGGCCGGTGTACTACGGCCGATGGGCGACAGCCTGGGCGTGAGTGATGCGGCGGTTGGCCAGCTGGTGAGCGTGTATGCGCTGGGCTCGGTGATGGCCGCGCTGCCGATGACCGCGCTGACCCAGCGCCTGCCGCGGCGTCCGCTGTTGTTGGCCGCCATTGCCGGTTTCGTGGTGGTCAACACGCTGACCGCGCTGAGCAGCAGTTACGCGCTGATCCTCGCTGCGCGCTTCCTGGCCGGCGTCAGCGGTGGCCTGCTGTGGTCGCTGGTGGCCGGCTACGCCGCGCGCATGGTGGTGCCGTCGTTGCAGGGGCGGGCCATCGCGGTGGCCATGGTGGGTTCGCCGTTGGCGCTGTCACTGGGGGTGCCGGCCGGCACGCTGCTCGGCCAGCAGATCGGCTGGCGCTGGGCGTTCGCATTGATGAGCGTGCTGGGCGTGGGCCTGCTGGCGTACGCGCGCTGGACACTGCCGGCGCTGCCAGCGGCCGGTGCCGGCCAGCGCACCTCGCTGGGTACGGTCTGGCGGATGCCCGGCGTGCGCAGCACGCTGCTGGTGATGGCGCTGTACGTGCTGGCGCACAACGTGCTGTACACCTACATCGAGCCACTGGCAGTCGATGCGGGTGCTGGTGCGTGGCTGGACCGGCTGCTGCTGGCGTTCGGCGTGGCGGCGATTGCCGGCATCGGGATTGCTGGCTGGGGCGTGGATCGCCACCTGCGTGCGCTGGTGTGGGCGGCGGTGATCGGCTTCATCGTGCCGGTGCTGATGTTGCTGGCATGGCCGGGTGCAGCGACCGCGCTGCTGCTGGCGACGATCCTGTGGGGCGTGGCGTTCGGCGCAGTACCGACGCTGTTCCAGACCGCACTGGCACGCCGTGCGGGTGCCGCCGCGGACCTGGCGCAGTCGATGCTGGTGACCGGCTGGAACCTGGCCATTGCTGCCGGCGGCGTGGCGGGCGGGGTGCTGCTGCAGGCCAGTGGCCCACGCCAGCTGGGATGGCTGCCGTTGCTGTTGCTGGCGGTGGCCGTGGCGTGGCTGCTGGCACGGCCGAAGGCGTGGGCGTAGGCGGCCGATCAGTGTCACGTGGTGCCGGCCAGCGGCCGGCACTACCGTGGTCCGCGCCATCCACGCATGGCGTGGAACTATCGAGCGCAGCGACCCGCGTTTGCTTTTGCTTTCTTCTGTTGATTCCGTGGTGGGACGCAGCCGGAACCCGACCGCCCCGGCCAACTCCGGGATAGCTGTACGCGAACCACCACGAGGGGCTCTGCCGTTGGCCGTCCTACTCGATCCCCTCACGCTCGATCGGCACGCTGCGCGGGTTCTGCATGTGTTCGCGAGCAGCGCCATACTGCTGCTGCCGCTTGTGGTGGAAGGCGACGAACTCATCGCGGGGCAGTGGCCGCGAGAACAGCCAGCCCTGGCCGAATTCCACGTGCCGGCTGTGCAGGTAGGCCAGCTGTGCTTCGGTTTCCACGCCCTCGGCCACCACCCACAGGCCCAGTTCCTTGGCCATGTCGATGATGTGCGGCGTGACCGGGCTGGTCGCGCTTTCGGTACCGATCGCATCGATGAACGACTTGTCGATCTTCAGCGCATCCAGTGGCAGCTGTTCCAGGTACTGCAGGCTGGAGAAGCCGACGCCGAAATCGTCGATGGCAACGCTGTGGCCGGCACGGCGTGCCTGCGCCAGCATCGTGCGTGCGCGGTCCAGGTCGAGGAAGCCGCGCTCGGTGGCCTCCATCCAGATCTGCTGCGGCAGGATGCCGCTGCCGGCCATGTGCCGGGAAATCATCTTCAGGGCACGGCCGCTGCTGATGTCTTCGGCGGCGAGGTTGATTGCGATGTGTGCGCTGCGGTCGGCCACCAGCAGCTCGCGCATGTCGCGCACCACGTTCTCGATCACCAGGTCGGTGACGTCGGCGATCATGCCGGCCTCTTCGGCCAGCGGAATGAACAGGTCGGGTCGCACCTGGGTGCCATCCGGGCGTTGCCAGCGCACCAGCGCTTCGGCGCCGACGCAGATGCCGGTGTCCAGCTCGATGATCGGCTGGTAATGCAGGTACAGCTCGCGGCGGCGGATGGCGGTGGCCAGTTCACCGCGCAGCGACAGGCGGCGCCGCGATAGCCAGATCACCAGGCCGGCACCGGCGGCGGCCAGCAGCAGGCCCACCGGCACGTACAGCCACGCCTGCTGGCGGAACGCTGCGGCCAGCGCGGTGCGTGGCGTCGTGGCGATGGCCAGCCATTCCTCGTTGCGCGAGGTGGCGTACAGCGTGCTGTGATCCAGGCCTTCGCCGGGGTCGCGCAGCAGCGCCTGCAACAGCTCCGGGTCCAGGCCGGGCTGTTGGGCCAGCAGGCGTCCATCCGGGCTGGCCAATGCCAGCCGCACGTTCGGGTCGGCAATGACATCGACGAAGCGGCGCGGGTCCACCAGTGCGTCGTAGGACCCATACAGGATCGCCAGCACCTGGCGCCGCCCGCTGTTTTCAGGTCGCACGTCCACTGTAATGCCGGCGCCATCGCTGGTGACGTGGTCCGGCGAGGGCTGATCCACGTCGGACAGGAACGGTCCCCATGAGGTGCAGCGCAGCTTGCCGCCTTCGAAGTAGCCCATCTGGTCGATCGACGGGGTGGTCATCACCAGGGTCTGCATGCGCCGGACGTGCTCGGCACTGCAGGGCACGTAGGCGCCGGCCTCGGCCGATTTCAGCGCCGCCAGTGCCTCCTGGTAGGACAGGTCGGAGCGGCGCAGGGTGCGGTCGGCGATGTCGCGCAGGCGCTGCTGCTCGACGCTGACCGCGCGGTCCCAGGTGGCGTAGGCCATGACCGCGATCGGCACGGCGGCGGCCAGCAGCGCCAGCGCGGTGCCTCCAATGATGACGCGCAGCCGGCTCATGGCCGGGGCTCCAGCAGGGCGGGCGGGGCAGGGCGCATGGTCGGGCCGGTCCTTGGGCAGATGCGGCTATCTGAGCATGGCATCGGGCCGGGCGGAATGGGATCAATACGGTATTCGGTCACATTGTGGTGAAAGCGGCCAACTTTGACGTAATAGGTTCGTCCGGTGCTGGCGCTCGGCGCCGTGGAGGACTACCGTCGAACGCTTCGCCCGCCCCTTTTGCCCGCCCATGACCGAGCCCGCAACGCCCCCCGAGCACCTGCGCCGCAGCCTGTCCAACCGCCACCTGCAGCTGATCGCCATCGGTGGTGCCATCGGCACCGGCCTGTTCATGGGCTCGGGCAAGACCATCAGCCTGGCAGGCCCGTCCATCGTCTTTGTCTACCTGATCATCGGCGCGATGCTGTTCTTCGTGATGCGCGCGATGGGCGAGCTGCTGCTGTCCAACCTGCAGTACAAGTCCTTCATCGATTTCTCCACCGACCTGCTCGGTCCGTGGGCCGGGTTCTTCTGTGGATGGACGTACTGGTTCTGCTGGATCGTCACCGCCATCGCCGATGTGATCGCCATCGCCGCCTACGCGCAGTTCTGGTTCCCCGGGCTGGATGCGTGGATACCGGCGCTGGCCTGCGTGCTGCTGTTGCTGGCGCTGAACCTGGTGACGGTGAAGCTGTTCGGCGAAATGGAGTTCTGGTTCGCGCTGATCAAGATCGTGGCGATCTGCGCACTGATCATCACCGGCGCTGGGCTGGTGGCATGGGGCTTCACCTCGCCCAGCGGCCACACCGCCTCGCTGTCGAACCTGTGGAATGACGGTGGCATGTTCCCGATGGGGCTGGTCGGCTTCTTCGCCGGTTTCCAGATTGCGGTGTTCGCCTTCGTCGGCATCGAGCTGGTCGGCACCACTGCCGCCGAAACCGCCGACCCCGAGCGCAACCTTCCGAAGGCGATCAATTCGATCCCGGTGCGCATCATCATCTTCTACGTGCTGGCGCTGATCGCGATCATGGCCGTCACCCCGTGGCGCCAGGTGGTGCCGGACAAGAGCCCGTTCGTGCAGCTGTTCGTACTGGCTGGCATTCCCGCCGCCGCCAGCCTGATCAACTTCGTGGTGCTGACCTCGGCGACGTCCTCGGCCAACAGCGGCATCTTCTCCACCAGCCGCATGCTGTACGGCCTGGCCGAAGAGGGCCACGCCCCGCGCGGGTTGTCGAAGCTGTCGCGCGCCGCGGTACCGGCGCGCGGCCTGCTGTTCTCGTGCCTGTGCCTGCTCGGCGGCACGCTGCTGATCTACCTGATTCCCAACCTGGTGACCGCCTTCACCCTGGTGACGACGCTGGCGACGGTGCTGTTCATCTTCGTCTGGTCGCTGATCCTGGTGGCCTACATGGCCTATCGCCGCCGCTACCCGGAGCGCCATGCTGCATCGATCTTCAAGATGCCCGGCGGCGTTACGATGTGCTGGGCCTGCCTGGTGTTCTTCGCCGGCGTGCTGGTGCTGCTGAGCCTGCAGGGCGATACCCGCCAGGCGCTGATCGCCAGCCCCGCGTGGTTCGTGCTGCTGGGTGTGGGGTATTGGGTGCGGCGGAGGGCTGCGAAGTAACCCGGCGTTTTCGTTCCATTGATTGATCCAGAGATCTTTCTGGAGTGGGGTCAGAGCCCGTTGCCCAGCAACGGGATCCGACCCCGGCAGGTCGCGGGCTCGCAGGAAATCGGCCGTTGCCGTTGCTGTTGAGGTTGCCGGCCAGCGGCCGGCACTACCGCAGGTGCAGGGCGCAGCCCTGCCGACCCCCATTCACTCAACATTAGCGGGCGCGGCCGGATCATCCGGCCGCCATGTCCCGTCGCCCCCTCCTGCTCGCGCTGTTGCTGCTGCCCAGCCTGTGGCCCGGGCTGGCCGCCGCGCGCACCGTCTATCGCTGCGTGCAGGGCAACACCGTCAGCCTGGCTACCGCGCCGGAACCCGGCTCGCGCTGCACCGCCAGGGAGATCGACGACAACGCCATCCAGACCCCGAACCTGTGGGGCAACATGGGCGTGTTCAGCGGCGTGCTGTACGAGCGCGAACAGGACGGGGCGCTGGTCTACTCCACGCGCAACCTGCCCGGGTCGCGGGTGTTCCTGAAGTTCACCGTGGCCACGCCACCGGGCGAGCCGGCGCATGAAGGGCTGGGCAAGGTCGGCAAGCCGCAGCTGGCACAGCACGCCAGGCAGTTCAAGGCTGCGGCCAAGGCCACCGGCGTCGATGATGCCTGGTTGCGTGCGATCGCCCACGCCGAAAGCAATTTCGATGCGCTGGCCGTATCCAGCAAGGGCGCGCAGGGCGTGATGCAACTGATGCCCGATACCGCACAGGAATACGGGGTAAGCGATCCGTTCTCGCCGCAGCAGTCGATCGAGGGTGGCGCGCGCTACATGCGCGCGTTGCTGCGCCGCTACAACGGCGACCGCCCGCTGGCGGCGGCCGCCTACAACGCCGGCATCGGGGCGGTCACCCGCTACAAGGGCGTGCCGCCCTACGCTGAAACCCTGGCCTACGTGGACAAGGTGATGGCGCTGTACGCGCGCTACCGTGAAGCGATGGGCATCCGCACCGAGGTACCGGCGCGCTAGCCGGCACTCAGCGCGAGGTGGAGGTGCTGACCAGGTCGTAGCGCTCGATGCGGCCGACGCGTGCCACCTCGGCCTGTACGTCGGCACGCTGCTTGAGTGCACGCCATGCGGCATCGATGCGCACATCGCCCGGCAAAGACGGATAGGTGCGCA
This portion of the Stenotrophomonas sp. WZN-1 genome encodes:
- a CDS encoding LysR family transcriptional regulator, whose amino-acid sequence is MSVLDNLANLQTFVHAADTRSFVETGRLQGISASAAGKCVARLEHALGVRLFHRSTRSITLTAEGQLFLARCRRILDERDAARTELAQPHAAPSGTLRIGLPLVGDLTLPLMAEFMAAYPDIRLDLDFSDRLVDVIEEGFDAVLRVGEPSDSRMNARRLGVFPRRIVASPAYLQRRGIPRTPAELMQHTLLHYRFPSTGKLELWPIHWPDHETPQELPVHMVANTIEARVALALRHVGLAFVPVHSVRDALADSRLVTVLDEHVHSCGIFHLLWPSGRHVLPKLRVFIDFVSARLETVP
- a CDS encoding serine hydrolase domain-containing protein; this translates as MNAALSLEPAPTLPSVQRLLQQVHPQRLVGAVVLVREHGVLRHASATGLADRESALPMQRDQLFRLASVSKPLLTTVILRLVAEGVLDLDAPVQRWLPDFRPTLADGRTPPVSLRQLLSHSSGLGYRFLEADAEGPYARAGVSDGLDANPLSLAENVRRIAQAPLLFEPGSHWLYSLGVDVAGAVAEAATGETLQALFTRLLAAPLGLRDTAFATREGTRLAAPYVSDTLQPHRLREGEVVAPFEGTVGIEYSLARALDASRFASAGAGLVGTADEVMSVLEALRDVQRSGLLPPALAAEMARPQVGEQGPPEPAGWGFGLGFAVLRDAAASGTPQREGTWRWGGAYSHSWFVDPSRGLSVVALTNTLYEGMDGVFVDELRDAVYADLETVR
- a CDS encoding MFS transporter codes for the protein MSGHAIDAASPAGEATRLPWAGLLALAGGGFITLLTETLPAGVLRPMGDSLGVSDAAVGQLVSVYALGSVMAALPMTALTQRLPRRPLLLAAIAGFVVVNTLTALSSSYALILAARFLAGVSGGLLWSLVAGYAARMVVPSLQGRAIAVAMVGSPLALSLGVPAGTLLGQQIGWRWAFALMSVLGVGLLAYARWTLPALPAAGAGQRTSLGTVWRMPGVRSTLLVMALYVLAHNVLYTYIEPLAVDAGAGAWLDRLLLAFGVAAIAGIGIAGWGVDRHLRALVWAAVIGFIVPVLMLLAWPGAATALLLATILWGVAFGAVPTLFQTALARRAGAAADLAQSMLVTGWNLAIAAGGVAGGVLLQASGPRQLGWLPLLLLAVAVAWLLARPKAWA
- a CDS encoding EAL domain-containing protein, which translates into the protein MSRLRVIIGGTALALLAAAVPIAVMAYATWDRAVSVEQQRLRDIADRTLRRSDLSYQEALAALKSAEAGAYVPCSAEHVRRMQTLVMTTPSIDQMGYFEGGKLRCTSWGPFLSDVDQPSPDHVTSDGAGITVDVRPENSGRRQVLAILYGSYDALVDPRRFVDVIADPNVRLALASPDGRLLAQQPGLDPELLQALLRDPGEGLDHSTLYATSRNEEWLAIATTPRTALAAAFRQQAWLYVPVGLLLAAAGAGLVIWLSRRRLSLRGELATAIRRRELYLHYQPIIELDTGICVGAEALVRWQRPDGTQVRPDLFIPLAEEAGMIADVTDLVIENVVRDMRELLVADRSAHIAINLAAEDISSGRALKMISRHMAGSGILPQQIWMEATERGFLDLDRARTMLAQARRAGHSVAIDDFGVGFSSLQYLEQLPLDALKIDKSFIDAIGTESATSPVTPHIIDMAKELGLWVVAEGVETEAQLAYLHSRHVEFGQGWLFSRPLPRDEFVAFHHKRQQQYGAAREHMQNPRSVPIEREGIE
- the cycA gene encoding D-serine/D-alanine/glycine transporter is translated as MTEPATPPEHLRRSLSNRHLQLIAIGGAIGTGLFMGSGKTISLAGPSIVFVYLIIGAMLFFVMRAMGELLLSNLQYKSFIDFSTDLLGPWAGFFCGWTYWFCWIVTAIADVIAIAAYAQFWFPGLDAWIPALACVLLLLALNLVTVKLFGEMEFWFALIKIVAICALIITGAGLVAWGFTSPSGHTASLSNLWNDGGMFPMGLVGFFAGFQIAVFAFVGIELVGTTAAETADPERNLPKAINSIPVRIIIFYVLALIAIMAVTPWRQVVPDKSPFVQLFVLAGIPAAASLINFVVLTSATSSANSGIFSTSRMLYGLAEEGHAPRGLSKLSRAAVPARGLLFSCLCLLGGTLLIYLIPNLVTAFTLVTTLATVLFIFVWSLILVAYMAYRRRYPERHAASIFKMPGGVTMCWACLVFFAGVLVLLSLQGDTRQALIASPAWFVLLGVGYWVRRRAAK
- a CDS encoding lytic transglycosylase domain-containing protein, translated to MSRRPLLLALLLLPSLWPGLAAARTVYRCVQGNTVSLATAPEPGSRCTAREIDDNAIQTPNLWGNMGVFSGVLYEREQDGALVYSTRNLPGSRVFLKFTVATPPGEPAHEGLGKVGKPQLAQHARQFKAAAKATGVDDAWLRAIAHAESNFDALAVSSKGAQGVMQLMPDTAQEYGVSDPFSPQQSIEGGARYMRALLRRYNGDRPLAAAAYNAGIGAVTRYKGVPPYAETLAYVDKVMALYARYREAMGIRTEVPAR